A genome region from Streptomyces sp. S4.7 includes the following:
- a CDS encoding DDE-type integrase/transposase/recombinase, producing the protein MNTWTTPLRTGLPLTYDGEQFTIAEIEGRRILLQQISAEGRPLWRQVDLSVLMAHPSTEFLVETPPAQPAVAATLGELSTAEGDALTTRFRHVQEVRSGYQLGSAEMALEGEPRPDYAPGVPLMHRYKAKAAELGVSVTTVRRWVALVEESGPAGLVSKREPASVLDRVDPRWLEMARSVINSLKKSSRPVRGLVLIEIEERVVKEYGPGVVSIPKQTKGYTLLKELSRGTNAFDGSTKGKRSIANRPQGVFGRLRATRPGEYVVLDTNSLDVFAMEPVTCRWVQCELTVAMDLYSRVITGLRLTPVSTKSTDVAGVLFETVRPREVSTGTAEPFPYCGVPSTVVFDAEKLVDADGQPLLPPVAAETIIYDHGKIYVSNHIASVCTKLDISLQPARPYTPTDKPVERWFKTLNQGLLAALPGYKGPDVHSRGENVENEAYFFLDELEAIIREWITLIYHRRHHRGLTVPEVPGLKLSPLEMFEHGVNRAGPLRIPARPGLAFEFLEEEWCPIHHYGVEINGLRYNGDGLDDYRNQISPHRGEQAGKWPVAVDRADIRKIYFQDPKQPHLWHPLDWEHAPALNGPASLEALKYARRIAAKTHRFPDTKRALIELLERWGAGLTEDRTERRMAVRLSQDRLRLVGEGEPEVDAIAELPSVRRLAALSSPDAGAGQEAAPGLQVVASADEDLGGDDDEDEECEAVPADEETAVLVDEDEYYADVWDSR; encoded by the coding sequence GTGAACACCTGGACTACACCGCTTCGGACAGGCCTGCCACTGACCTATGACGGCGAGCAGTTCACCATCGCGGAAATCGAAGGCCGCCGTATTCTCCTGCAGCAGATCTCGGCGGAAGGCCGTCCCTTGTGGCGGCAGGTCGATCTGTCGGTGCTGATGGCCCATCCCTCCACCGAGTTCCTGGTGGAAACTCCGCCTGCACAGCCAGCGGTCGCGGCGACGCTGGGCGAGCTCAGCACTGCGGAGGGCGACGCGCTCACCACCCGGTTCCGGCATGTCCAGGAAGTTCGGTCCGGCTACCAGTTGGGCTCAGCTGAGATGGCATTGGAGGGTGAACCACGGCCTGACTACGCGCCGGGCGTGCCCTTGATGCACCGGTACAAGGCGAAGGCTGCGGAGCTCGGCGTCAGCGTGACCACGGTGCGCCGGTGGGTGGCTCTGGTGGAGGAGTCGGGGCCGGCGGGCCTGGTGAGCAAGCGCGAGCCCGCAAGTGTGCTGGACCGTGTGGATCCGCGCTGGCTGGAGATGGCACGCTCGGTGATCAATAGCCTGAAGAAGTCCAGCCGCCCGGTTCGTGGTCTGGTGCTGATCGAGATTGAAGAGCGTGTGGTCAAGGAGTACGGCCCCGGTGTGGTGAGCATCCCGAAGCAGACGAAGGGGTACACGCTGCTGAAGGAGCTCAGCCGGGGGACGAATGCGTTCGACGGCAGCACGAAGGGGAAGCGGTCCATCGCGAACCGTCCGCAGGGGGTCTTCGGCAGACTGCGTGCGACGCGGCCGGGTGAGTACGTCGTGCTGGACACCAACAGCCTGGATGTTTTCGCGATGGAGCCGGTGACGTGCCGGTGGGTGCAGTGCGAGCTCACGGTCGCGATGGACCTCTACAGCAGGGTGATCACCGGGCTGCGGCTGACGCCGGTATCGACGAAGTCGACCGACGTGGCGGGCGTCTTGTTCGAGACGGTTCGTCCGCGGGAGGTGTCCACCGGCACGGCCGAGCCGTTTCCGTACTGCGGAGTTCCCTCCACTGTGGTGTTCGACGCGGAGAAGCTGGTGGACGCGGACGGACAGCCGCTGCTGCCGCCTGTCGCGGCGGAGACGATCATCTACGACCACGGCAAGATCTACGTCTCGAACCACATCGCGAGCGTCTGCACGAAGCTGGACATCTCGCTGCAGCCGGCTCGCCCCTATACGCCTACCGACAAGCCGGTGGAACGGTGGTTCAAGACTTTGAACCAGGGGCTGTTGGCGGCCCTGCCGGGCTACAAGGGGCCGGACGTGCACAGCCGGGGCGAGAACGTCGAGAACGAGGCGTACTTCTTCCTGGACGAGCTTGAGGCGATCATCCGCGAATGGATCACTTTGATCTATCACAGGCGGCACCACCGGGGTCTGACAGTCCCGGAGGTCCCCGGACTGAAGCTGAGCCCGTTGGAGATGTTCGAGCACGGCGTGAACCGGGCGGGCCCCTTGCGCATCCCGGCCAGGCCGGGCCTCGCGTTCGAGTTCCTGGAAGAGGAGTGGTGCCCCATCCACCACTACGGGGTGGAGATCAACGGGCTCCGCTACAACGGGGACGGGCTCGACGACTACCGCAATCAGATCAGCCCGCACCGCGGCGAGCAGGCCGGAAAGTGGCCGGTCGCGGTGGACCGCGCCGACATCAGGAAGATCTACTTCCAGGATCCGAAGCAGCCACATCTGTGGCACCCCCTGGACTGGGAACATGCCCCGGCTCTGAACGGGCCGGCCAGCCTGGAGGCGTTGAAGTACGCGCGCCGGATCGCGGCCAAGACGCATCGTTTCCCGGACACCAAACGCGCCCTGATCGAGTTGCTGGAACGCTGGGGCGCCGGACTGACCGAGGACCGGACCGAGCGGCGCATGGCGGTGCGCTTGTCGCAGGACCGTCTGCGGCTGGTCGGCGAAGGCGAACCCGAGGTCGACGCGATCGCCGAGCTTCCCTCCGTGCGCCGTCTGGCAGCGCTCAGCTCGCCGGACGCAGGAGCAGGCCAGGAGGCAGCACCAGGTTTGCAGGTGGTCGCGTCTGCTGATGAGGACCTGGGCGGGGACGACGACGAGGATGAGGAGTGCGAGGCGGTCCCGGCAGACGAAGAGACCGCCGTCCTGGTCGATGAGGATGAGTACTACGCCGACGTCTGGGACAGCCGTTGA
- a CDS encoding ABC transporter ATP-binding protein produces MPTSEDVSTKGPAAVQNRSAVRSLLRLWPYVRPVRVRLFSAAFVAVLASSLALVFPLVLKWMVDGPIAEGDTGGIWRGALYLLLLGILEAVLFGLRRWLVARPLAGVEAAMRADLYRHLQRLPIAFHDRWPSGQLLSRGTTDLMLLRMFLAFPLTFLLVNGTTILVGFLILLMQEWTLGLVLLAPVVPLVILCSVFEAKYSLVARKAQDQVGDLTTVVEESVLGVRIVKGFGRHRSQALAFRALAERLRGTELGKARLLAGIWALIMVIPEVAIGAALVLGTVQVADGHLSTGTLVAFLSTALALRWPVESMGFLLAMSQESATATERYFEVMDAKEETADAVGSGGGGGGGGGGGGGSGTFLGKESDGLRFEGVSFRYPDAEAGSVPVLTQVDLHIRSGETMALVGATGSGKTTLTALVPRLHEVTGGRITLDGDDIALMPRQRLRELVSVAFEEPTLFSATVGDNVRMGAESADEAALLRALDVAQADFVQDLPHGVHTEVGEQGLSLSGGQRQRLALARAVVGGPRFLVLDDPLSALDVHTEALVEAALRRVLDETTALVVAHRPSTVMLADRVALISDGRITAVGTHHGLLRDNAEYAWLMSGADAETGSRSGAGCDEGSDTGAESVERSMG; encoded by the coding sequence ATGCCGACCTCCGAAGATGTATCTACCAAGGGCCCAGCCGCCGTCCAGAACCGCTCGGCCGTGCGTTCGCTGCTCAGGCTGTGGCCGTATGTACGGCCGGTGCGTGTGCGCCTGTTCAGTGCCGCGTTCGTCGCGGTGCTGGCCTCCTCCCTGGCCCTGGTATTCCCCCTCGTACTGAAGTGGATGGTCGACGGCCCGATCGCGGAGGGTGACACGGGCGGCATCTGGCGCGGCGCGCTGTATCTGCTGCTGCTCGGGATCCTCGAAGCCGTACTCTTCGGCTTGCGGCGGTGGTTGGTGGCGAGGCCGCTGGCGGGGGTCGAGGCCGCGATGCGGGCGGATCTCTACCGGCACCTCCAACGGCTGCCGATCGCGTTCCACGACCGGTGGCCCTCGGGTCAGTTGCTGTCGCGCGGCACGACGGACCTGATGCTGCTGCGTATGTTTCTGGCCTTTCCGCTGACCTTCCTGCTGGTGAACGGGACGACGATCCTCGTCGGCTTCCTGATTCTGCTGATGCAGGAGTGGACGCTCGGGCTGGTGCTGCTGGCGCCCGTGGTGCCGCTGGTGATCCTCTGCTCGGTCTTCGAGGCGAAGTACTCACTGGTCGCCCGCAAGGCGCAGGACCAGGTGGGCGACCTGACGACGGTGGTCGAGGAGAGCGTTCTCGGCGTACGGATCGTGAAGGGCTTCGGCAGGCACCGCAGCCAGGCTCTCGCGTTCCGGGCGCTCGCGGAGCGGCTGCGCGGTACGGAGCTGGGCAAGGCCCGCCTGCTGGCGGGCATCTGGGCGCTGATCATGGTCATCCCCGAAGTGGCGATCGGCGCGGCGCTGGTGCTGGGCACGGTCCAGGTCGCCGACGGTCATCTGTCCACCGGCACGCTGGTCGCCTTCCTGTCCACGGCTCTGGCACTGCGCTGGCCGGTGGAGTCGATGGGCTTCCTGCTGGCGATGAGCCAGGAGTCGGCGACCGCGACGGAGCGGTACTTCGAGGTGATGGACGCCAAGGAGGAGACGGCGGACGCGGTCGGGAGCGGGGGCGGAGGCGGGGGCGGAGGCGGAGGCGGGGGCGGAAGCGGCACCTTCCTGGGGAAGGAGTCCGACGGGCTGCGCTTCGAGGGCGTGTCGTTCCGGTATCCCGACGCCGAAGCCGGGTCCGTGCCCGTACTCACGCAGGTGGACCTGCACATCAGGTCCGGCGAGACGATGGCGCTCGTCGGCGCGACGGGCTCCGGGAAGACGACGCTCACCGCGCTGGTGCCCCGGCTGCACGAGGTGACGGGCGGGCGGATCACGCTCGACGGCGACGACATCGCGCTGATGCCCCGGCAGCGGCTGCGTGAGCTGGTGTCGGTGGCGTTCGAGGAGCCGACGCTGTTCTCGGCGACCGTCGGCGACAACGTCCGCATGGGCGCCGAGAGCGCGGACGAAGCGGCGCTGCTGCGGGCGCTGGACGTGGCGCAGGCGGACTTCGTCCAGGACCTGCCGCACGGTGTGCACACGGAGGTCGGCGAGCAGGGACTCAGCCTCTCCGGCGGCCAGCGTCAACGGCTGGCGCTGGCCAGGGCGGTGGTCGGCGGACCGCGCTTCCTGGTGCTCGACGATCCGCTGTCCGCGCTCGACGTCCACACGGAGGCGCTGGTCGAGGCGGCGCTGCGCCGGGTGCTCGACGAGACCACGGCACTGGTCGTGGCGCACCGGCCGTCGACGGTGATGCTGGCGGACCGGGTGGCGCTGATCTCGGACGGCCGGATCACGGCGGTGGGGACGCACCACGGACTGCTGCGGGACAACGCGGAGTACGCGTGGCTGATGTCCGGGGCCGACGCGGAGACGGGGTCGCGGTCAGGAGCCGGCTGCGACGAGGGAAGCGACACGGGGGCGGAATCCGTCGAGAGGAGCATGGGATGA
- a CDS encoding ABC transporter ATP-binding protein — protein sequence MEASPDERRPASPGSPDDDPFAQDALPAPRGATGALLRSLLRARRGRVAVTALLLLLQQAAVQAGPLLVAYAIDRGVPAFRADDNGPLIAVAVGYLLCAAGAGVFQYAFIRSSARVNQDVLLDLRGRIFRHAQALSVDFHERYTSGRLISRSTTDVESLRELLAEGLQELVAVVLAFVYISAMLLYLDLGIGGLAVLSFVPLYALVRLYQRRAGAIFGKRSTAIAAVIVKFAETMNGIRPVQAFRRERANDAEFHALNHHHERTNGDAILEMARYVIGSRLTANVAVAGIVLWGAFRVADGTLALGVLAASVLFLRRLYDPIDRLGMFLNSYQSAAASLEKIAGLLAQTPSVPEAANPRPLPELTGGHPGREVVFDAVSFSYRTGGEVLPRFDLALPAGQTVAVVGSTGAGKSTLAKLLARFYDPTEGRVLLDGTDLRDLDTPELRRGVVMVTQEAFLFSGTVAENIAIGCPDASRDEIERAAKAIGAHDFITGLPDGYDTDVRKRGGRISAGQRQLVAFARALLADPSVLILDEATSSLDIPGERAVQRAMDTVLNGRTAVVIAHRLSTVEIADRVLVMEHGRIVEDGSPAELIGGVGRFAGLHRAWRDSLA from the coding sequence ATCGAGGCGTCCCCCGACGAGCGCAGACCCGCGTCGCCCGGCTCCCCGGACGACGACCCCTTCGCGCAGGACGCGCTGCCCGCGCCGCGCGGGGCCACCGGTGCGCTGCTCCGGTCGCTGCTGCGCGCCCGGCGCGGCCGGGTCGCGGTGACCGCGCTGCTCCTGCTGCTCCAGCAGGCCGCCGTTCAGGCGGGCCCGCTGCTCGTCGCGTACGCCATCGACCGGGGCGTGCCCGCCTTCCGTGCCGACGACAACGGCCCGCTGATCGCGGTCGCCGTCGGCTACCTGCTCTGCGCCGCCGGAGCCGGCGTCTTCCAGTACGCCTTCATCCGCTCGTCCGCCCGCGTGAACCAGGACGTGCTCCTCGATCTGCGCGGCCGGATCTTCCGCCACGCCCAGGCGCTGAGCGTGGACTTCCACGAGCGCTACACCTCCGGACGGCTGATCTCCCGCTCCACCACGGACGTCGAGTCGCTGCGTGAGTTGCTCGCCGAAGGGCTCCAGGAACTCGTCGCGGTGGTCCTCGCCTTCGTCTACATCTCGGCGATGCTGCTCTACCTGGACCTCGGCATCGGCGGACTCGCCGTGCTCTCCTTCGTACCGCTGTACGCACTGGTGCGGCTGTACCAGCGCAGGGCCGGCGCCATATTCGGCAAGCGCTCCACCGCCATCGCGGCGGTCATCGTGAAGTTCGCGGAGACGATGAACGGCATCAGGCCCGTACAGGCGTTCCGCCGCGAGCGCGCCAACGACGCCGAGTTCCACGCGCTCAACCACCACCACGAGCGCACCAACGGCGACGCCATCCTCGAAATGGCGCGTTACGTGATCGGTTCCCGGCTCACGGCGAACGTCGCCGTGGCCGGAATCGTGCTGTGGGGCGCCTTCCGGGTCGCCGACGGGACGCTCGCCCTCGGTGTGCTCGCCGCGTCGGTGCTCTTCCTGCGGAGGCTGTACGACCCGATCGACCGGCTCGGGATGTTCCTCAACTCCTACCAGTCGGCCGCCGCTTCGCTGGAGAAGATCGCGGGGCTGCTCGCCCAGACCCCGTCCGTGCCGGAGGCGGCGAACCCCCGCCCGCTGCCGGAGCTGACGGGCGGGCACCCGGGCCGGGAGGTCGTGTTCGACGCGGTCAGCTTCTCGTACCGGACGGGCGGCGAGGTCCTGCCCCGCTTCGACCTGGCGCTCCCGGCCGGTCAGACCGTGGCCGTCGTCGGCTCGACCGGCGCGGGCAAGTCCACGCTGGCCAAGCTGCTGGCCCGGTTCTACGACCCCACCGAGGGCCGCGTCCTGCTCGACGGCACCGACCTGCGGGACCTGGACACCCCCGAGCTGCGGCGTGGTGTCGTGATGGTGACCCAGGAGGCGTTCCTCTTCTCCGGCACCGTCGCGGAGAACATCGCGATCGGCTGTCCCGACGCGTCGCGCGACGAGATCGAGCGGGCCGCGAAGGCGATCGGCGCGCACGACTTCATCACCGGTCTGCCGGACGGATACGACACGGACGTCCGGAAGCGGGGCGGCCGGATCTCGGCGGGCCAGCGCCAGTTGGTGGCGTTCGCCCGCGCGCTGCTCGCCGATCCCTCCGTACTGATCCTGGACGAGGCGACGAGTTCGCTGGACATCCCGGGTGAGCGGGCGGTGCAGCGGGCGATGGACACGGTACTCAACGGCCGTACGGCGGTGGTGATCGCGCACCGTCTGTCGACGGTGGAGATCGCCGACCGGGTGCTGGTGATGGAGCACGGCCGCATCGTCGAGGACGGCTCCCCGGCCGAACTGATCGGGGGCGTCGGCCGGTTCGCGGGCCTGCACCGCGCGTGGCGCGACAGCCTGGCCTGA
- a CDS encoding TnsA-like heteromeric transposase endonuclease subunit, with amino-acid sequence MPAAASIRYDDTSVRKVPFRDLRLADFTWSVPWRSFRSVHGQTHHSGRYASATMAGPIVYESRLELARLLLADMDPAVRGIYAQPCHLTARVGGRVRRHVPDFLLVMASGTVRVVNVKPADRLADPKIVEALAWPGELIERHGWEYEIWSGADRTLLENVRFLAAYRRPGVVPEADIERAWQTVRDGDQLADAERRLAAGRPDYEARPPLLALVWSGRLTTDLSRPLSGDWVLRRSA; translated from the coding sequence GTGCCTGCCGCGGCGTCGATCCGGTATGACGACACGTCGGTGCGCAAGGTCCCCTTCAGGGATCTGCGTTTGGCGGACTTCACCTGGTCGGTGCCGTGGCGGAGTTTTCGCTCCGTCCACGGCCAGACGCACCACTCGGGACGGTACGCATCGGCGACGATGGCTGGGCCCATCGTCTACGAGAGCCGGCTGGAGTTAGCCCGGCTGCTCCTGGCGGACATGGATCCTGCGGTACGTGGAATCTATGCTCAGCCTTGTCATCTGACGGCCCGGGTCGGAGGGCGCGTTCGTCGACATGTTCCGGATTTTCTGCTGGTCATGGCGTCGGGGACGGTACGCGTGGTCAACGTCAAGCCAGCCGATCGACTCGCCGATCCGAAGATCGTGGAGGCCCTGGCCTGGCCAGGGGAATTGATCGAGCGGCATGGCTGGGAGTACGAGATCTGGTCCGGGGCGGATCGCACGCTCTTGGAGAACGTCCGTTTCCTGGCGGCATACCGCCGACCTGGGGTGGTCCCCGAGGCGGACATCGAGCGGGCTTGGCAGACGGTCCGGGACGGGGACCAGCTTGCGGACGCTGAGCGGCGTCTGGCCGCTGGGCGCCCCGACTACGAGGCACGGCCACCCTTGCTGGCCCTGGTGTGGTCAGGGCGGCTGACCACCGATCTGTCCCGTCCGCTCAGTGGCGACTGGGTCCTGCGGAGGTCCGCGTGA